A single Symbiobacterium thermophilum IAM 14863 DNA region contains:
- the pssA gene encoding CDP-diacylglycerol--serine O-phosphatidyltransferase yields the protein MNENTVMQPHRPRWRVRTVRGGKWIRERGQKGLSSLPHLFTLANLSFGIGSLLLTMDGQWRAASLMVVGSLVADGLDGRLARLMKAEGAFGRELDSLADVVAFGVAPAVLLYQMGLRELGYLGLAVTLFFPLCGALRLARFNILTNEGYFLGVPITAAGTLLSTMAFYFLQETTAPPPPHVIPSVMVILGYLMTSSIPYPDFKKRRKGAGIQFWPIVGPVLALAALLFAAGWNPWAVILMPLTAYVVLGPWLVVLRKWDEKVQPWLADVTRR from the coding sequence GTGAACGAGAACACGGTCATGCAACCGCACCGTCCCCGGTGGCGCGTCCGCACCGTCCGGGGCGGGAAGTGGATCAGGGAGAGGGGGCAGAAGGGGCTGTCCAGCCTGCCGCACCTGTTCACCCTGGCAAACCTGTCCTTCGGCATCGGGAGCCTCCTGCTGACCATGGACGGCCAGTGGCGCGCAGCGTCGCTGATGGTCGTGGGCTCGCTGGTCGCGGACGGGCTGGACGGCCGCCTGGCCCGGCTGATGAAGGCCGAAGGGGCGTTCGGACGCGAGCTGGACTCGCTGGCCGACGTCGTCGCCTTCGGCGTCGCGCCAGCCGTTCTGCTCTACCAGATGGGGCTGCGGGAGCTGGGCTACCTCGGCCTGGCCGTCACGCTGTTCTTCCCGCTCTGCGGGGCGCTTCGGCTGGCCCGCTTCAACATCCTCACCAACGAGGGCTACTTCCTCGGCGTGCCGATCACGGCGGCCGGCACCCTGCTGTCCACCATGGCCTTCTACTTCCTGCAGGAGACGACCGCTCCACCGCCACCCCACGTGATCCCCTCCGTCATGGTGATCCTGGGGTACCTGATGACCTCGTCCATTCCGTACCCCGACTTCAAGAAGCGGCGGAAGGGCGCGGGCATCCAGTTCTGGCCGATCGTGGGACCGGTCCTGGCGCTGGCCGCGCTGCTGTTCGCCGCCGGCTGGAACCCGTGGGCCGTCATCCTCATGCCCCTCACGGCCTACGTGGTGCTGGGCCCGTGGCTGGTCGTCCTGCGCAAGTGGGACGAGAAAGTACAGCCCTGGCTGGCCGACGTCACCCGCCGCTGA
- a CDS encoding potassium channel family protein, translating to MGHLLFVAAAGGLVAAVIWLGTDRDDRLSHTLVRPAVMALLSLLLLVILAEAEFWAYSLSAAAAGIGLWESYLGAYLLMSAPVSRTGPVAQVRTTARWLLNTLANLMLLNLSAQLAFPHTFEWRGIPASALDVAYFTVLTFASGGYGDVLPASPLGKLLAMLTSVSGLLFATILFAALFHRLREE from the coding sequence ATGGGTCACCTGCTGTTCGTGGCCGCCGCCGGCGGCCTGGTCGCGGCCGTAATCTGGCTGGGGACGGACCGGGACGACCGGCTGAGCCACACCCTGGTCCGCCCCGCCGTCATGGCCCTGCTCAGCCTCCTGCTGCTCGTGATCCTCGCCGAGGCGGAGTTCTGGGCCTACAGCCTCTCCGCCGCCGCCGCAGGGATCGGGCTGTGGGAGAGCTACCTGGGCGCCTATCTGCTCATGTCGGCGCCCGTGAGCCGCACCGGCCCCGTGGCCCAGGTGCGCACCACGGCCCGCTGGCTGCTCAACACCCTGGCCAACCTGATGTTGCTGAACCTTTCCGCCCAGCTGGCCTTTCCGCACACCTTCGAGTGGCGCGGCATCCCGGCCTCGGCCCTGGACGTGGCGTACTTCACCGTCCTCACCTTCGCATCGGGAGGGTACGGCGACGTGCTCCCGGCCAGCCCGCTGGGCAAGCTGCTGGCCATGCTCACCAGCGTGAGCGGCCTGCTGTTTGCGACGATCCTGTTCGCCGCGCTCTTCCACCGTCTGCGGGAGGAGTGA
- a CDS encoding aldo/keto reductase produces the protein MEYRNLGRSGLKVSKMALGTNAFGTRTDEATAIRIVHAALDAGINLIDTADMYGQGESERMIGLALKDRRSRAVLATKCWYPTGDGPNDRGASRKHIMDAVDASLRRLQTDYIDLYQIHRWDGDTPIEETMRALEDLVRAGKVRYIGCSNFAAWQIVMANAVADRHGWSRFISNQPEYSPVSRQIEQEVIPACLADGVGQIVYFPLAGGLFTGKYRRGEAPPPDSRAAKQGPRFAERWLTPAHFDLVEAMEHVAREAGLTLTQLTLAWVMARPGVTAAIVGASRPEQVAENVSACEVQLPQEVMDRVTALSEPFTR, from the coding sequence ATGGAATACCGCAATCTGGGCAGGAGCGGTCTGAAGGTCTCCAAGATGGCACTGGGCACCAACGCCTTCGGTACCCGCACCGACGAGGCGACGGCCATCCGGATCGTGCACGCGGCGCTGGACGCCGGCATCAACCTGATCGACACCGCCGACATGTACGGCCAGGGCGAGTCCGAGCGCATGATCGGCCTGGCGCTGAAGGACCGGCGCTCCCGGGCGGTCCTCGCGACCAAGTGCTGGTACCCGACCGGCGACGGCCCCAACGACCGGGGCGCCTCCCGCAAGCACATCATGGACGCCGTGGACGCGTCGCTGCGCCGGCTCCAGACCGACTACATCGACCTGTACCAGATCCACCGCTGGGACGGCGACACGCCCATCGAGGAGACGATGCGCGCCCTGGAGGACCTGGTCCGGGCGGGCAAGGTCCGGTACATCGGCTGCTCCAACTTCGCCGCCTGGCAGATCGTGATGGCCAACGCGGTGGCCGACCGGCACGGCTGGTCCCGGTTCATCTCCAACCAGCCCGAGTACTCGCCGGTAAGCCGGCAGATCGAGCAGGAGGTCATCCCGGCCTGCCTGGCGGACGGGGTGGGACAGATCGTCTACTTCCCGCTGGCCGGCGGCCTGTTTACCGGTAAGTACCGCCGGGGCGAGGCGCCGCCCCCGGACTCCCGGGCGGCGAAGCAGGGCCCGCGATTTGCGGAGCGCTGGCTCACGCCCGCCCACTTCGACCTGGTGGAGGCGATGGAACACGTGGCCCGCGAGGCCGGGCTGACGCTTACGCAGCTCACCCTGGCGTGGGTGATGGCGCGGCCGGGCGTCACCGCCGCCATCGTCGGCGCCAGCCGGCCCGAGCAGGTGGCCGAGAACGTCTCCGCCTGTGAAGTGCAGCTGCCGCAGGAGGTCATGGACCGGGTGACCGCGCTGTCGGAGCCGTTCACCCGCTGA
- the surE gene encoding 5'/3'-nucleotidase SurE: MALVLLTNDDGIFAPGINALRARMEQIPGLEVWAVAPDRERSASGHAITTYRPLFPVRVEIPGAVAPCISVTGTPADSAKLAIEAILPRRPDLVISGINRGANLGTDIFYSGTVAAALEGPILGIPALAVSLDSMTSSDYSAAADFAAQLALKVLEEGLPEGTLLNVNVPALPREAIKGVRVTKVGRRIYRDQWVRRMHPRGQEYYWLAGELAEIHNDRESDVSAVEAGYISVTPVHLDLTRYDQMDRLRQWNLTF; the protein is encoded by the coding sequence ATGGCGCTGGTCCTTCTCACCAACGACGACGGCATTTTCGCTCCCGGCATCAACGCACTGCGCGCCCGCATGGAGCAGATCCCCGGCCTGGAAGTGTGGGCCGTGGCACCCGACCGGGAGCGGTCGGCCAGCGGGCACGCGATCACCACGTACCGCCCGTTGTTCCCGGTGCGGGTGGAGATCCCCGGAGCCGTGGCGCCGTGCATCTCCGTGACCGGCACACCGGCCGACTCGGCCAAGCTGGCGATCGAGGCGATCCTGCCCCGGCGGCCGGACCTGGTCATCTCGGGCATCAACCGGGGCGCGAACCTGGGCACCGATATCTTCTATTCCGGCACGGTTGCGGCGGCGCTGGAGGGACCCATCCTGGGCATCCCCGCCCTCGCCGTCTCCCTGGACTCGATGACATCGTCCGACTACTCGGCGGCCGCCGACTTCGCCGCCCAGCTCGCCCTGAAGGTGCTGGAGGAGGGGCTGCCGGAGGGAACGCTGCTGAACGTCAACGTCCCCGCCCTGCCCCGTGAGGCGATCAAGGGCGTGCGGGTGACCAAGGTCGGCCGGAGGATCTACCGCGACCAGTGGGTGCGCCGCATGCACCCGCGCGGCCAGGAGTACTACTGGCTGGCCGGCGAACTGGCCGAGATTCACAACGACCGCGAGTCCGACGTATCGGCGGTGGAGGCGGGGTACATCTCCGTGACGCCGGTGCACCTCGACCTCACCCGCTACGACCAGATGGACCGGCTCCGTCAGTGGAACCTGACCTTCTGA
- a CDS encoding phosphatidylserine decarboxylase family protein, whose protein sequence is MRRPIIAREGWPFVGALVALAVLALFVHWALGAVLAGLALFVMWFFRDPERPIPREDGLVVSPADGRVMFVREVEEPRFVGGRALLVSIFLSVFDVHINRSPVAGEVTYREYVPGKFLAAWDDTVGEVNERAYLGLVTDGGHRVLVSQVAGLLARRIVTWPAVGDRLDRGQRFGLIRFGSCTQVWLPADSEVLVRPGDRVVAGQTVIGRLPQ, encoded by the coding sequence ATGAGACGACCGATCATCGCCCGTGAAGGATGGCCGTTTGTCGGCGCGCTGGTTGCGCTGGCCGTTCTCGCTCTCTTCGTGCACTGGGCCCTGGGCGCCGTGCTCGCGGGGCTGGCCCTGTTTGTCATGTGGTTCTTCCGCGACCCCGAACGCCCCATCCCCCGGGAGGACGGCCTCGTGGTCTCCCCTGCCGATGGGCGCGTCATGTTCGTCCGGGAGGTGGAGGAGCCGCGGTTCGTGGGCGGCCGTGCGCTGCTGGTCTCGATCTTCCTCTCCGTCTTCGACGTGCACATCAACCGATCGCCGGTGGCGGGCGAGGTGACCTACCGCGAGTACGTGCCCGGCAAGTTCCTGGCCGCATGGGACGACACGGTGGGCGAGGTCAATGAGCGGGCCTACCTGGGCCTGGTGACGGACGGCGGCCACCGGGTGCTGGTGAGCCAGGTGGCCGGGCTGTTGGCCCGGCGGATCGTGACCTGGCCTGCGGTGGGCGACCGGCTCGACCGGGGCCAGCGGTTCGGACTCATCCGCTTCGGCTCCTGCACGCAGGTCTGGCTCCCGGCGGACAGCGAGGTCCTGGTGCGGCCGGGCGACCGGGTCGTCGCCGGCCAAACGGTGATAGGGAGGCTTCCGCAGTGA
- a CDS encoding 2-phosphosulfolactate phosphatase encodes MRADVYPTVVNIPPAEELAGRVAVVIDVLRATTTICTALANGADTVVPILSPEEAFQVARDNPDRQFLLGGERKAVLIPGFHCDNSPLEYTEARVKGRPILFTTTNGTRAIRRAAGADRVYIASLLNAPAVGRELARLEVDVAICCAGTHDQFSLEDTVCAGAILEYMAGPDRPVETNDMGLVARELFRRYDGRLADLLHLSSHGQNLVRLGMQDDLLFCAQLGTLTILPVFTEGQVVLLE; translated from the coding sequence ATGCGTGCCGACGTGTATCCGACGGTGGTCAACATTCCCCCTGCGGAGGAGCTGGCAGGCCGTGTGGCGGTGGTCATCGACGTCCTGCGGGCGACGACCACCATCTGCACAGCCCTCGCCAACGGCGCAGACACCGTGGTTCCCATCCTCTCCCCGGAGGAAGCCTTCCAGGTGGCCCGCGACAACCCCGACCGGCAGTTCCTGCTGGGCGGTGAGCGCAAGGCGGTGCTCATTCCCGGCTTCCACTGCGACAACTCGCCCCTGGAGTACACCGAGGCGCGCGTCAAAGGGCGGCCGATCCTCTTCACCACCACCAACGGCACCCGCGCCATCCGGCGCGCGGCGGGGGCCGACCGGGTGTACATCGCCAGCCTGCTCAACGCCCCCGCCGTCGGGCGGGAGCTGGCCCGCCTGGAGGTGGACGTGGCCATCTGCTGCGCCGGCACCCACGACCAGTTCTCGCTGGAGGACACCGTCTGCGCCGGCGCCATCCTGGAGTACATGGCCGGACCGGACCGCCCGGTGGAGACCAACGACATGGGCCTGGTCGCCCGGGAGCTGTTCCGCCGCTACGACGGCCGACTGGCCGACCTCCTGCACCTTTCATCCCACGGACAGAACCTGGTCAGGCTGGGCATGCAGGACGACCTCCTGTTCTGCGCCCAGCTGGGCACCCTGACCATCCTGCCCGTCTTCACGGAGGGGCAGGTGGTGCTGCTGGAGTGA
- a CDS encoding TolB family protein gives MRMSHSVRVPGGGAAHAFLLLVGLSLLVGAILRSAPGALPGSSVPASAGPEGEGRPEAEWAARLTPLTQTAAMDGFAVWSPDGREIAFMRDGQILLTTPQGRPVRVLTTQPGAWDAGPVWRPDGRALAFVRLSTRDGGAQVMLLPVPPGNAPDGKPVALTSEPGAIGYLAWDHSGDRLYYTTNDRIVRIAVPSGRKEEIFRAPEGWELISGGLAVAQDGRWLLFGGGPRTGTGVEYELYRLPLEGGEPERLTSGGGIMPGLHPGGRLVAYRNPRATTGIYVLDLATKEARRVLPDDARAMFFHPHFSPDGTKLLVSRLRLAPAQQRARGGFTSNIYVFEWE, from the coding sequence ATGCGGATGAGCCATTCGGTTCGTGTGCCCGGCGGCGGTGCGGCGCACGCGTTCCTGCTGTTGGTCGGCCTTTCGTTGCTGGTAGGGGCGATTCTCCGGAGCGCACCCGGCGCGCTGCCCGGCAGCAGCGTGCCGGCCTCCGCAGGGCCGGAAGGGGAGGGCAGGCCCGAGGCGGAGTGGGCGGCCCGGCTCACCCCGCTCACCCAGACCGCGGCGATGGACGGATTCGCCGTCTGGTCGCCGGACGGCCGCGAGATCGCCTTCATGCGGGACGGCCAGATCCTGCTGACCACGCCCCAGGGCCGGCCGGTGCGCGTCCTGACCACCCAGCCGGGGGCATGGGACGCCGGCCCGGTCTGGCGGCCGGACGGCCGCGCCCTGGCCTTCGTGCGGCTCTCCACCCGCGACGGCGGGGCGCAGGTCATGCTGCTGCCGGTGCCACCGGGGAACGCACCGGACGGGAAGCCGGTCGCGCTGACCAGCGAGCCCGGCGCGATCGGGTACCTGGCCTGGGATCATTCAGGAGACCGGCTGTATTACACCACCAACGACCGGATCGTGCGGATTGCGGTCCCTTCCGGGCGCAAGGAGGAGATCTTCCGGGCGCCGGAGGGGTGGGAGCTGATCTCCGGCGGCCTTGCCGTGGCACAGGACGGAAGGTGGCTGCTGTTCGGGGGCGGCCCCCGCACCGGGACCGGCGTCGAGTATGAGCTGTACCGGCTGCCCCTGGAAGGGGGCGAACCCGAGCGGCTCACCTCAGGCGGGGGCATCATGCCCGGGCTGCACCCCGGCGGCCGGCTGGTCGCCTACCGGAATCCCAGGGCGACGACGGGCATCTACGTCCTGGACCTCGCCACGAAGGAGGCGCGGCGGGTGCTGCCCGACGACGCCCGGGCGATGTTCTTCCACCCGCACTTCTCGCCTGACGGCACCAAGCTGCTGGTCTCCCGGCTCCGCCTGGCGCCGGCCCAGCAGCGGGCGCGCGGCGGGTTCACGTCCAACATCTACGTCTTCGAGTGGGAGTGA
- a CDS encoding YlbF family regulator codes for MVNVYDHAHSLARALKESQEYKSFQAAREKIKGKPAAEQMIADFHKRQMELQAEVLQGKELTQEQKEGLERLYNVLIQDLDIRDYLMAEQRLGTLLSDVYKIIGEAVDVDLPFTK; via the coding sequence ATGGTCAACGTGTACGACCATGCCCACAGCCTGGCCCGCGCGCTGAAGGAGAGCCAGGAGTACAAGAGCTTCCAGGCCGCCCGGGAGAAGATCAAGGGCAAGCCTGCCGCAGAGCAGATGATCGCGGATTTCCACAAGCGCCAGATGGAGCTGCAGGCCGAGGTGCTCCAGGGGAAGGAGCTGACCCAGGAGCAGAAGGAAGGGCTGGAGCGGCTCTACAATGTGCTGATCCAGGACCTGGACATCCGCGACTACCTGATGGCCGAGCAGAGGCTCGGGACGCTGCTCAGCGACGTCTACAAGATCATCGGCGAGGCGGTCGACGTCGACCTGCCCTTCACCAAGTAG
- a CDS encoding TIGR04086 family membrane protein yields MRRADGGEALVDLGALASGVLWGLLLMVAAALTLGVLDFWFPPEPQAEAARTLIVQGVAAALAGARSTWLAGRGGFMHGLAAGVGLVAAVTVIIGIFRDLPGILGLARGLAVGAGAGALAGVAAVSLGRR; encoded by the coding sequence GTGCGCCGGGCAGATGGAGGAGAGGCCCTGGTCGACCTGGGAGCCCTGGCTTCCGGCGTGCTCTGGGGCTTGTTGCTGATGGTGGCCGCGGCTCTCACACTGGGGGTTCTGGACTTCTGGTTCCCGCCGGAGCCCCAGGCGGAGGCCGCGCGCACGCTGATCGTCCAGGGCGTGGCCGCTGCGCTGGCGGGGGCCAGGTCGACCTGGCTGGCCGGGCGGGGCGGCTTCATGCACGGGCTGGCGGCCGGAGTCGGCCTCGTCGCGGCCGTGACCGTGATCATCGGCATCTTCCGGGACCTGCCGGGAATCCTCGGGCTAGCGCGGGGGCTCGCGGTCGGCGCAGGCGCCGGCGCCCTGGCCGGCGTTGCGGCTGTCAGCCTGGGCCGGCGGTGA
- a CDS encoding amidohydrolase family protein produces MERLVIEGGTVLPMTGQADVYENGVVLVEAGRIVYAGPRDGAPHLAGARRIDASGRIVMPGIVNTHCHAAMTLLRGYADDMRLMEWLQTKIWPAEARMTADDVYWGTALGAYEMLSGGITTFLDMYFPADAVARAIQDTGIRGIVARGIIGVGGPSEALSRLDESREAFHRWNGKAGGRITFMVGPHAPYTCPPDALQACAELADELGVGIHIHLSETRDEVEEARRNWGKSPIRHVYDLGLMKGRHVVAAHCVHVDDDDIAILAETGTGVCHCPVSNLKLASGRTPVAKMRRKGVAVGFGTDGASSENMLHILGSEMRIGAIQAKELEGDPAVYTAYDAVAMATIEAARVLGMESEIGSLEPGKKADLILIDAERPHLTPNHDVFALIAYSALPGDVVMTIVDGRIVYEDGRLTTMDGREIMARVREAAARLVRE; encoded by the coding sequence GTGCTGGTCGAGGCCGGGCGGATCGTCTACGCCGGGCCCCGGGACGGAGCCCCGCACCTGGCGGGGGCAAGGCGGATCGACGCATCGGGGCGCATTGTCATGCCCGGGATCGTCAACACCCACTGCCACGCGGCGATGACCCTCCTGCGGGGCTACGCCGACGACATGCGTCTCATGGAGTGGCTGCAGACGAAGATCTGGCCCGCCGAGGCGCGCATGACCGCCGACGACGTGTACTGGGGCACCGCCCTCGGGGCGTACGAGATGCTCTCCGGCGGCATCACCACCTTCCTCGACATGTATTTCCCCGCGGATGCCGTGGCGCGGGCCATCCAGGACACGGGCATCCGGGGTATCGTGGCGCGGGGCATCATCGGCGTGGGCGGCCCGTCGGAGGCGCTCTCCCGCCTGGACGAGAGCCGGGAGGCGTTCCACCGGTGGAACGGCAAGGCCGGGGGGCGGATCACGTTCATGGTGGGGCCCCACGCTCCCTACACCTGCCCGCCCGATGCCCTGCAGGCGTGCGCCGAACTGGCGGACGAACTGGGCGTCGGCATCCACATCCACCTCTCGGAGACCCGGGACGAGGTGGAGGAGGCCCGCCGCAACTGGGGCAAGAGCCCGATCCGGCATGTGTATGACCTCGGACTGATGAAGGGACGCCACGTGGTGGCCGCGCACTGCGTCCACGTGGACGACGACGACATCGCCATCCTGGCCGAGACGGGCACCGGCGTCTGCCATTGCCCCGTCTCGAACCTGAAGCTGGCCTCGGGCCGCACGCCGGTGGCGAAGATGCGGCGCAAAGGGGTCGCGGTGGGCTTCGGCACCGACGGCGCGTCCTCCGAGAACATGCTGCACATCCTCGGGTCCGAAATGCGCATCGGGGCCATCCAGGCCAAGGAGCTGGAAGGGGATCCGGCGGTCTACACCGCGTACGACGCCGTGGCCATGGCCACCATCGAGGCCGCCCGGGTGCTGGGGATGGAGTCCGAGATCGGCTCGCTGGAGCCCGGCAAGAAAGCGGACCTCATCCTCATCGACGCGGAGCGGCCGCACCTGACGCCGAACCACGACGTGTTCGCGCTGATCGCCTATTCGGCGCTGCCCGGCGACGTGGTCATGACCATCGTCGACGGCCGCATCGTGTACGAGGACGGCCGGCTGACCACGATGGACGGGCGCGAGATCATGGCCCGGGTCCGCGAGGCGGCGGCCAGGCTGGTCCGGGAGTAA
- a CDS encoding helicase C-terminal domain-containing protein, which produces MGLRSFVAIDVETTGTSPEHDRLIEVAAVRFEDGREIGCFSRLIDPGCPVPQRIQHLTGIHPAMLAGKPRIEEVVPDLASFLGDLPLVAHNAPFDVAFLQAAFARAGRSLPNWSYDTAELARVALPLARNHRLATLAELLGLPLEHHHRAEDDARACGRLFLRLLERLASMDMGLLQFVLAVGEPAGWSLSPLFRAELEAREARGEKPRPITEWIRPHPGPLHRPDPEPEPVEPGPIDPALVLSVLGSGGAISEAIAHYEHRPQQLELAEAVTRSFNDGAHLLMEAGTGTGKSLAYLVPAFAWARANGEKVAISTHTITLQEQLWEKDIPFLQSALAGTPLEGVEAALVKGRSNYICLRKWEEAAVGADFLTSPEERRFLIRLAAWLAETETGDRSELNLSGEEERFWRTVQSETETCLGPKCKWFRSHCFAFRARRRARDAQVLVLNHALLFADIAAGNQVLPPFRHLIIDEAHHLEAVATQNLGVNLESWDITGALLLLYRAPGQGLLPQLRRRLGRGEAIPARPPVGLPSEDLIDKLVGLVQHCRAATDELFRLCADLVEARGRSEEEGGARALRLTDAVRTGPLWEALEQARANAVHRLRTLAAGLALLAEALELQDPPLADADALLVDIQKQNGILIQSTKAIDRVLLEPAEGEVTWIESAQRGDRLRVALRAAPINVGDILRADLFGRMRSVIMTSATLTVGESFAHLKERLGLSRLPPDRLREGVLSSPFAYREQALLLVPEDLPNPKEGDFTQAAVDFLRRFLIQAGGRTLVLFTSHRQLRQVYQALKDDLEAEGLLLLGQGLDGSRSRLVAEFRAGERTVLFGSASFWEGVDIPGEGLSAVVMVRLPFNPPDDPVMEARIEDLERRGLSSFAHLSLPQAVIRFKQGFGRLIRTRGDRGVVIVLDNRLSPRGSRYGLQFLRSLPGPAVFRGRTDEVINRAMAWLNLGDEA; this is translated from the coding sequence ATGGGGCTGCGCTCCTTCGTCGCGATAGACGTGGAAACCACCGGAACCTCGCCCGAGCACGACCGCCTCATCGAAGTGGCGGCCGTCCGCTTTGAAGACGGCCGCGAGATCGGCTGCTTTTCGCGCCTGATCGATCCGGGCTGTCCGGTCCCCCAGCGCATCCAGCACCTGACCGGAATTCACCCGGCCATGCTGGCCGGCAAGCCCCGCATCGAGGAGGTCGTGCCGGATCTGGCCTCCTTCCTCGGGGACCTCCCGCTGGTCGCGCACAACGCCCCGTTCGACGTGGCGTTCCTGCAGGCGGCGTTCGCGCGCGCCGGCCGGAGCCTGCCCAACTGGAGTTACGACACCGCGGAGCTCGCCCGCGTCGCCCTGCCGCTGGCACGCAATCACCGGCTGGCGACGCTGGCCGAGCTGCTCGGGCTGCCCCTGGAGCACCACCACCGGGCCGAGGACGACGCCAGGGCCTGCGGCCGGCTGTTCCTCCGGCTGCTGGAGCGGCTGGCGTCCATGGACATGGGCCTGCTGCAGTTCGTGCTGGCGGTGGGCGAGCCCGCCGGCTGGTCGCTGTCGCCGCTTTTCCGGGCCGAACTCGAGGCGCGCGAGGCCCGCGGCGAGAAACCCCGGCCGATCACCGAGTGGATCCGTCCCCATCCGGGCCCCCTGCACCGCCCCGATCCGGAACCCGAGCCGGTGGAGCCGGGGCCGATCGATCCCGCCCTGGTGCTCTCCGTCCTCGGCAGCGGCGGCGCGATCAGCGAGGCCATTGCCCACTATGAACACCGGCCGCAGCAGCTGGAGCTGGCGGAGGCCGTCACCCGCTCCTTCAACGACGGTGCGCACCTGCTGATGGAGGCCGGCACCGGGACCGGCAAGTCCCTGGCCTACCTGGTGCCGGCCTTTGCGTGGGCCCGGGCCAACGGGGAGAAGGTCGCCATCTCCACCCACACGATCACCCTGCAGGAGCAACTGTGGGAGAAGGACATCCCCTTCCTGCAGTCGGCCCTGGCCGGCACGCCGCTGGAGGGGGTGGAGGCGGCCCTGGTGAAGGGCAGGAGCAACTACATCTGCCTGCGCAAGTGGGAGGAGGCGGCCGTGGGCGCCGACTTCCTCACCTCCCCGGAGGAGCGGCGCTTCCTGATCCGCCTGGCCGCCTGGCTGGCGGAGACCGAGACCGGCGACCGGTCGGAACTGAACCTGTCAGGCGAGGAGGAGCGGTTCTGGCGCACCGTGCAGTCGGAGACCGAGACGTGCCTCGGCCCCAAGTGCAAGTGGTTCCGGAGCCACTGCTTCGCCTTCCGGGCGCGCCGGCGGGCCCGGGATGCCCAGGTGCTGGTCCTCAACCACGCCCTGCTCTTCGCCGACATCGCAGCCGGCAACCAGGTCCTGCCGCCGTTCCGCCACCTGATCATCGACGAGGCCCACCACCTGGAGGCGGTGGCGACGCAGAACCTCGGCGTCAACCTCGAGAGCTGGGACATCACCGGCGCCCTGCTGCTTCTGTACCGGGCGCCGGGACAGGGGCTCCTGCCGCAGCTCCGGCGCCGCCTCGGCCGGGGCGAGGCGATCCCCGCCAGGCCGCCCGTCGGCCTGCCCAGCGAGGACCTCATCGACAAGCTGGTGGGGCTCGTCCAGCACTGCCGGGCGGCCACCGACGAGCTGTTCCGGCTGTGCGCCGACCTGGTGGAGGCGCGCGGCCGGTCGGAGGAGGAGGGCGGCGCCCGGGCGCTGCGGCTGACCGACGCCGTGCGCACCGGGCCGCTCTGGGAGGCGCTGGAGCAGGCCCGCGCCAACGCCGTGCACCGGCTGCGCACGTTGGCAGCCGGCCTGGCGCTCCTGGCCGAGGCGCTGGAGCTGCAGGACCCGCCGCTGGCTGACGCCGACGCGCTGTTGGTTGACATCCAGAAGCAGAATGGTATTCTTATTCAAAGTACGAAAGCGATCGACCGTGTGCTTCTGGAACCCGCGGAGGGCGAAGTGACCTGGATCGAATCCGCCCAGCGGGGGGACCGGCTCCGAGTGGCGCTGCGCGCCGCGCCCATCAACGTGGGCGACATCCTGCGGGCCGATCTGTTCGGCCGGATGCGGTCGGTCATCATGACCTCGGCGACGCTGACCGTGGGCGAAAGTTTCGCTCACCTGAAGGAGCGGCTGGGCCTCAGCCGCCTGCCGCCGGACCGGTTGCGGGAGGGCGTCCTCTCGTCGCCCTTCGCTTACCGGGAGCAGGCGCTGCTGCTGGTGCCCGAGGACCTTCCCAACCCGAAGGAGGGCGACTTCACCCAGGCTGCGGTGGACTTCCTGCGGCGGTTCCTCATCCAGGCCGGCGGACGCACCCTGGTGCTGTTCACCAGCCACCGGCAGCTGCGGCAGGTCTACCAGGCGCTGAAGGACGACCTGGAGGCGGAGGGGCTCCTGCTCCTGGGGCAGGGGCTCGACGGCTCCCGCAGCCGGCTGGTGGCGGAGTTCCGGGCGGGCGAGCGCACGGTGTTGTTCGGGTCCGCCTCGTTCTGGGAGGGCGTCGACATCCCCGGCGAGGGGCTGTCCGCGGTGGTCATGGTCCGGCTGCCGTTCAACCCGCCGGACGACCCGGTGATGGAGGCGCGCATTGAGGACCTGGAGCGCCGGGGCCTCTCCAGCTTCGCGCACCTCAGCCTGCCCCAGGCGGTGATCCGCTTCAAGCAGGGATTCGGCCGGCTCATCCGAACCAGGGGTGACCGCGGGGTCGTCATTGTACTGGACAACCGGCTCTCGCCGAGGGGCAGCCGCTACGGGCTGCAGTTCCTGCGGTCGCTGCCGGGTCCCGCCGTCTTCCGGGGCCGCACCGACGAGGTCATCAACCGGGCCATGGCGTGGCTCAATCTGGGTGACGAGGCGTAG